From a region of the Coffea arabica cultivar ET-39 chromosome 3e, Coffea Arabica ET-39 HiFi, whole genome shotgun sequence genome:
- the LOC113737706 gene encoding disease resistance protein RPM1-like — translation MTEAVVSFVTNRLETLLLEEGSLLGGLKQEVELFIDELWNQKAFVKAAEAKEDDDPRLQEWTKQLREIAYDIEDLLDEFVLRFAGYRHHGFCDSPQRILKNIKSLRARHQVATEIQSIKSRFINMSESHPRNQVKFGIDDRVTGSSTISNSWHYSRDDALLMEEAKLVGIDQPKQHLISKLLEADDHQLKVISVVGMAGLGKTTLVKKVHEDPDVRKNFPVRAWVTVSQTCDFPKLLRDLILQLHEELQKSVPQFIESISTIELKEFVKDFLQAAGRYAIVFDDVWDVKFWNEIKSALPEGNYGNRVMLTTRKADVASASCTESQDYVYKMEPLSIEDSWTLFCNKIFKGKHCPAHLMDVAKAVLDKCEGLPLAIVAISGLLASKDVRRIDEWEIVQHSLGGELEGTGKLERVKRILSLSYNDLPSHLRPCLLYLSIYPEDYLITCRKLIQLWIAERFIERRGGMCIEDVAWGYLGELIRRSLIQVTEVFYEGSPYTCRIHDLLREVILIKSRKQNMVTVTTGQPMIWPFKKSDPPTHYHSKLSYLKF, via the exons atGACAGAAGCTGTTGTCTCTTTTGTTACAAATCGTCTCGAAACCTTGCTCCTAGAGGAGGGAAGCCTATTGGGAGGGCTTAAACAAGAGGTCGAATTATTCATAGATGAGTTGTGGAATCAGAAAGCTTTCGTCAAAGCGGCTGAAGcaaaagaagatgatgatcCCAG GCTCCAAGAATGGACCAAGCAATTGCGCGAAATTGCTTATGACATTGAAGATCTTCTCGATGAATTTGTACTTCGCTTTGCTGGCTACCGACATCATGGATTCTGTGACTCTCCTCAGAGAATTCTCAAAAACATTAAGAGCTTGCGAGCTCGTCATCAGGTTGCCACTGAAATTCAAAGCATAAAGTCCAGATTCATAAATATGTCAGAATCACATCCGAGAAACCAAGTTAAATTTGGCATCGATGACCGTGTCACTGGATCTTCAACCATAAGCAACTCATGGCACTATAGCAGGGATGATGCACTTCTAATGGAGGAAGCAAAATTGGTTGGCATTGACCAGCCCAAACAACATCTGATTTCTAAGCTTCTCGAGGCGGACGATCACCAACTCAAAGTTATTTCAGTGGTCGGTATGGCTGGACTAGGGAAAACTACCCTAGTCAAAAAGGTCCATGAAGATCCAGATGTTAGAAAGAATTTCCCAGTTCGTGCCTGGGTAACCGTCTCTCAAACATGCGATTTTCCAAAGCTCCTAAGAGACTTGATTTTGCAGTTGCACGAGGAATTGCAAAAATCAGTCCCACAATTCATCGAATCTATATCTACCATTGAGTTGAAAgaatttgtcaaagattttctaCAAGCAGCTGGAAGGTATGCAATTGTGTTCGATGATGTGTGGGAcgtgaaattttggaatgaaaTCAAATCTGCACTGCCTGAGGGTAACTATGGCAATCGTGTCATGCTAACAACACGAAAAGCCGATGTTGCCTCTGCATCTTGCACAGAATCTCAGGATTATGTCTACAAAATGGAGCCACTATCAATTGAAGATTCGTGGACCCTATTTTGTAACAAGATCTTTAAAGGAAAGCATTGCCCCGCCCACCTGATGGATGTTGCAAAAGCTGTATTGGATAAATGTGAGGGTTTGCCTTTGGCGATTGTTGCTATCAGTGGGCTCTTGGCTTCGAAGGACGTGAGAAGAATAGATGAATGGGAGATCGTTCAACACAGTCTTGGGGGTGAATTAGAAGGAACAGGTAAGCTAGAGAGAGTTAAAAGGATACTTTCTCTGAGTTACAATGATCTGCCTTCGCATCTCAGACCCTGTCTGTTGTATTTAAGCATTTATCCGGAGGATTATCTAATAACATGCAGAAAACTGATTCAATTATGGATTGCTGAAAGATTTATAGAAAGGAGAGGAGGCATGTGTATTGAAGATGTAGCCTGGGGCTATCTCGGTGAACTCATCAGGAGAAGCCTAATTCAAGTAACTGAAGTGTTTTATGAAGGATCACCCTACACTTGTCGAATCCATGACCTATTGAGAGAAGTTATTCTCATCAAGTCAAGGAAACAAAACATGGTCACGGTTACTACTGGACAACCAATGATATGGCCATTTAAGAAG TCAGATCCACCAACCCATTACCATTCAAAACTTTCTTATCTGAAGTTCTAA